The following are encoded together in the Nocardioides sp. Arc9.136 genome:
- a CDS encoding aldehyde dehydrogenase, whose product MTLDRDAFFIDGGWAAPATSATLQVVSPHSEQVVATVPEGSAADVDAAVAAARRAFDEGPWPRMSPEERIEVVQAFAGLYAARLAEMADLITIEMGSPTSFSNLAQSPAPWMQIESFLAIARAFPWEETRPGALGPEVIVRREPVGVVAAIPPWNVPQFTTISKVVPALLAGNTVVVKPAPETPLDGYLLAELLAEAGVPAGVVNIVAAGREVGEHLVAHPGVDKVAFTGSTAAGRRIAAVCGEQLKRVSLELGGKSAAIVLDDADLAATMEGLRFVALMNSGQACVAQTRILASRANYDAVVDALAETVSGMAVGDPADPATEIGPMVAQRQQERVEKYIALGQEEGARVVVGGNGMPEGLDRGWYVRPTVFADVDNRMRIAQEEIFGPVLSVIAFDDVDDAVRIANDSEYGLAGTVWTGDPAAGLDVARRVRAGTYGVNTYTMDFAAPFGGFKASGIGREFGPEGLAQYTELKSIYPTAPAM is encoded by the coding sequence ATGACCCTCGACCGCGACGCCTTCTTCATCGACGGCGGCTGGGCGGCACCCGCCACGTCGGCGACCCTCCAGGTGGTCTCGCCGCACAGCGAGCAGGTCGTGGCGACCGTGCCGGAGGGGTCGGCGGCCGACGTCGACGCCGCGGTCGCCGCCGCCCGCCGCGCGTTCGACGAGGGGCCCTGGCCGCGGATGTCGCCGGAGGAGCGGATCGAGGTGGTCCAGGCCTTCGCCGGGCTGTACGCCGCGAGGCTGGCGGAGATGGCGGACCTGATCACCATCGAGATGGGCTCGCCGACGTCGTTCTCGAACCTCGCCCAGTCGCCGGCGCCGTGGATGCAGATCGAGTCGTTCCTCGCGATCGCCCGCGCCTTCCCCTGGGAGGAGACCCGTCCCGGGGCGCTGGGGCCCGAGGTCATCGTCCGGCGCGAGCCGGTCGGCGTGGTGGCCGCGATCCCGCCGTGGAACGTCCCGCAGTTCACCACGATCTCCAAGGTCGTCCCGGCCCTGCTGGCCGGGAACACGGTCGTGGTCAAGCCGGCCCCCGAGACCCCCCTCGACGGCTACCTGCTCGCCGAGCTGCTCGCCGAGGCCGGGGTGCCCGCCGGCGTCGTCAACATCGTCGCCGCCGGCCGGGAGGTCGGCGAGCACCTGGTGGCGCACCCCGGCGTGGACAAGGTCGCCTTCACCGGGTCGACCGCCGCCGGCCGCAGGATCGCTGCGGTGTGCGGCGAGCAGCTCAAGCGGGTCAGCCTCGAGCTCGGCGGCAAGTCCGCCGCGATCGTCCTCGACGACGCCGACCTCGCCGCCACGATGGAGGGCCTGAGGTTCGTCGCGCTGATGAACTCCGGCCAGGCGTGCGTGGCCCAGACCCGGATCCTCGCCTCCCGCGCCAACTACGACGCGGTCGTCGACGCCCTGGCCGAGACCGTCTCCGGCATGGCCGTCGGGGACCCGGCCGACCCGGCGACCGAGATCGGCCCGATGGTGGCCCAGCGCCAGCAGGAGCGGGTCGAGAAGTACATCGCGCTCGGCCAGGAGGAGGGTGCGCGCGTCGTCGTCGGGGGCAACGGCATGCCCGAGGGGCTGGACCGCGGCTGGTACGTCCGGCCGACCGTGTTCGCCGACGTCGACAACCGGATGCGGATCGCGCAGGAGGAGATCTTCGGCCCCGTCCTGTCGGTGATCGCGTTCGACGACGTCGACGACGCCGTGCGGATCGCCAACGACTCCGAGTACGGCCTGGCCGGGACGGTCTGGACCGGGGACCCCGCCGCGGGGCTCGACGTGGCGCGCCGGGTGCGTGCCGGGACCTACGGCGTCAACACCTACACGATGGACTTCGCGGCACCGTTCGGCGGGTTCAAGGCCTCGGGGATCGGCCGCGAGTTCGGGCCGGAGGGCCTGGCGCAGTACACCGAGCTGAAGTCGATCTACCCCACCGCGCCGGCCATGTGA
- a CDS encoding phosphotransferase family protein translates to MTQAPPPPDMKLQRTSRDPSTLPDRLAAWLARELPPGADPVVVVHSGADANGMSSETLPLDVTWTQGGEQRTGRYVARVAPAAEDFPVFPDYALGDQYDAMRLVRELTAVPVPVVRWMEPTGEVLGTPFFLMDRVEGVVPQDVLPYNFGDNWLHDASPEEQRRLQDATVGVLAGLHGVRDAATTFAFLDPARHGHAGATPLERNLARTRAWYDFAVPDIGRSAVTERGLAWLEANLPPDQGDTVLCWGDSRIGNVLFEDFAPVAVLDWEMATVGPRELDLSWMVFAHLVFESITGALELPGMPHFLREEDVLATYRELTGVEVGDLHWYHVYNAVQWCIVFLRTGARQIHFGEIERPDDPDGLMHHKPLLDRLLAEAGA, encoded by the coding sequence GTGACCCAGGCACCGCCGCCGCCGGACATGAAGCTGCAACGCACCAGCCGCGACCCGAGCACGTTGCCGGACCGGCTCGCGGCCTGGTTGGCGCGGGAGCTCCCGCCAGGGGCGGACCCGGTGGTGGTCGTGCACTCGGGCGCCGACGCCAACGGGATGTCCTCGGAGACGCTGCCGCTCGACGTGACCTGGACCCAGGGCGGCGAGCAGCGCACCGGGCGGTACGTCGCGCGGGTCGCGCCGGCCGCGGAGGACTTCCCGGTCTTCCCCGACTACGCGCTGGGCGACCAGTACGACGCGATGCGGCTGGTGAGGGAGCTGACCGCCGTGCCGGTGCCGGTGGTGCGGTGGATGGAGCCGACCGGGGAGGTCCTGGGGACGCCGTTCTTCCTGATGGACCGGGTCGAGGGGGTCGTGCCCCAGGACGTGCTGCCCTACAACTTCGGCGACAACTGGCTCCACGACGCCTCGCCCGAGGAGCAGCGCCGGCTGCAGGACGCGACCGTCGGCGTGCTGGCCGGGCTGCACGGCGTGCGCGACGCCGCGACGACGTTCGCCTTCCTCGACCCCGCCCGCCACGGCCACGCCGGGGCGACGCCGCTGGAGCGGAACCTGGCGCGGACCCGGGCCTGGTACGACTTCGCGGTCCCCGACATCGGCCGCTCGGCCGTCACCGAGCGCGGCCTGGCCTGGCTCGAGGCGAACCTGCCGCCGGACCAGGGCGACACCGTGCTGTGCTGGGGCGACTCGCGGATCGGGAACGTGCTCTTCGAGGACTTCGCGCCCGTCGCGGTGCTCGACTGGGAGATGGCCACGGTCGGGCCCCGGGAGCTCGACCTGTCCTGGATGGTCTTCGCGCACCTGGTCTTCGAGTCGATCACCGGTGCGCTCGAGCTGCCCGGCATGCCGCACTTCCTGCGCGAGGAGGACGTCCTCGCGACGTACCGCGAGCTCACCGGGGTCGAGGTCGGCGACCTGCACTGGTACCACGTCTACAACGCGGTCCAGTGGTGCATCGTCTTCCTGCGCACCGGTGCCCGGCAGATCCACTTCGGTGAGATCGAGCGGCCCGACGACCCCGACGGGCTGATGCACCACAAGCCCCTGCTCGACCGCCTCCTGGCCGAAGCGGGGGCCTGA
- a CDS encoding glycerol-3-phosphate dehydrogenase/oxidase, with product MTRPGAPVRPDPSALGPAARQAALDELAAPDRELDVLVVGGGIVGTGVALDAVTRGLSTALVEQRDLASGTSSRSSKLVHGGLRYLEMLDFGLVREALHERGLLLTRLAPHLVRPVPFLYPLTHRGWERPYVGAGLALYDGLAALAPGGSGLPRHRHLTRRQVARMAPDLRVDSVTGAIRYFDCQVDDARLVLTVARTAAAHGAAVATRTKVTGFLREGERVVGVRATDLETGRELEVRAKVVVNAAGVWTDEVQEMVGGRGALHVQASKGIHLVVPRDRIRSEAGFIVRTETSVLFVIPWGRHWVIGTTDTEWDLDKAHPAASRTDIDYVLERVNAILREPLDHDDVEGVYAGLRPLLSGESEPTSKISREHTVVTPVPGLVMIAGGKLTTYRVMARDAVDAAAHSLRTTAGLAVRDSITDRVPLVGAEGYEARTNQRVQLARASGLHVARIDALLGRYGALIDDVLALVAERPELARPLDGADDHLAVEVVHAVSHEGARHLDDVLTRRTRISIETFDRGTRAAPGVAALMATELGWGEERTADEVDHYLRRVEAERQSQQRLTDQEADEARVKAPDIV from the coding sequence ATGACCCGCCCCGGCGCGCCCGTCCGACCCGACCCGAGCGCGCTGGGACCTGCCGCCCGGCAGGCGGCTCTCGACGAGCTGGCCGCCCCCGACCGCGAGCTGGACGTGCTCGTGGTCGGGGGCGGGATCGTCGGCACCGGGGTGGCCCTCGACGCGGTGACCCGCGGCCTGTCGACCGCGCTCGTCGAGCAGCGCGACCTCGCCAGCGGCACGAGCAGCCGCTCCTCGAAGCTCGTCCACGGCGGCCTGCGCTACCTCGAGATGCTGGACTTCGGACTGGTCCGCGAGGCCCTGCACGAGCGCGGCCTGCTGCTGACCCGGCTGGCGCCGCACCTGGTCCGGCCGGTGCCCTTCCTCTACCCTCTGACCCACCGCGGCTGGGAGCGGCCCTACGTCGGCGCGGGGCTCGCGCTGTACGACGGGCTGGCCGCCCTCGCCCCGGGCGGGTCCGGGCTGCCGCGGCACCGGCACCTCACCCGCCGCCAGGTCGCCCGGATGGCCCCGGACCTCCGCGTGGACAGCGTCACCGGCGCCATCCGGTACTTCGACTGCCAGGTCGACGACGCGCGCCTCGTGCTCACCGTCGCCCGGACCGCCGCGGCGCACGGCGCCGCCGTCGCGACGCGGACGAAGGTCACCGGCTTCCTGCGCGAGGGGGAGCGCGTCGTCGGGGTCCGGGCCACCGACCTGGAGACCGGACGCGAGCTCGAGGTGCGCGCCAAGGTCGTCGTGAACGCCGCCGGTGTCTGGACCGACGAGGTGCAGGAGATGGTCGGCGGTCGCGGCGCCCTGCACGTGCAGGCGTCCAAGGGCATCCACCTGGTCGTGCCGCGGGACCGGATCCGCTCCGAGGCGGGCTTCATCGTGCGGACCGAGACCTCGGTGCTCTTCGTCATCCCGTGGGGGCGGCACTGGGTGATCGGCACCACCGACACCGAGTGGGACCTCGACAAGGCGCACCCCGCCGCGAGCCGGACCGACATCGACTACGTCCTGGAGCGGGTCAACGCGATCCTGCGCGAGCCGCTGGACCACGACGACGTGGAGGGCGTGTACGCCGGGCTCCGGCCGCTGCTGAGCGGGGAGTCCGAGCCGACGTCGAAGATCTCGCGCGAGCACACCGTCGTCACCCCCGTCCCCGGCCTGGTGATGATCGCCGGCGGCAAGCTCACGACGTACCGGGTCATGGCGCGCGACGCCGTCGACGCGGCCGCCCACTCCCTGCGGACCACCGCCGGCCTGGCGGTGCGCGACTCGATCACCGACCGGGTCCCGCTCGTCGGGGCGGAGGGGTACGAGGCGCGCACCAACCAGCGGGTGCAGCTCGCCCGCGCCTCGGGCCTGCACGTGGCGCGGATCGACGCGCTGCTGGGCCGGTACGGCGCGCTCATCGACGACGTGCTCGCGCTCGTCGCCGAGCGGCCCGAGCTCGCGCGCCCGCTCGACGGTGCGGACGACCACCTCGCGGTCGAGGTCGTCCACGCCGTGTCCCACGAGGGCGCCCGCCACCTCGACGACGTCCTCACCCGGCGCACCCGCATCTCGATCGAGACCTTCGACCGCGGCACCCGCGCCGCGCCGGGCGTCGCCGCGCTGATGGCGACCGAGCTCGGGTGGGGCGAGGAGCGCACCGCCGACGAGGTCGACCACTACCTGCGGCGGGTCGAGGCCGAGCGGCAGAGCCAGCAGCGGCTCACCGACCAGGAGGCGGACGAGGCGCGGGTCAAGGCCCCCGACATCGTCTGA